Part of the Bacillus sp. N1-1 genome, TAAAAGGTGCTCCACTTCTTTAATAATCCGATTTGACAATCGCCACTTTTTTAAAAATTGACTCGGCTTTTCAGTCGTGGAAGATAGCCACGCCCACCGCTCTATTTCTGTCGTTAAATTCACCAAAAAAGGAATTTCATCAAATGAATGCTCAATTTGTTGAAGTTCTGGTAAAATGTGATGAACATTTGCCTGGACAAGTGCATGGAGTGCTTGGTGTACAGCTTTTCCAGCTAGTAGTTTGCTGAACTCCATTTGAATTCTTTCAATTGCAACATATTGAAGCAAATCCGCTTGTTCCTTTAACGCTTGTTCAGTTTGTTGGTCAAGTGTAAAGTTAAGCGTGCTTTGAAATCGAAGGGCTCTTATCATCCGTAACGCATCTTCTTGAAATCGTTCATTTGGATTACCGACCGTACGAATGAGACGATTTTTAAGATCCTCTTGTCCACTATATAAGTCGATAAGTGTTCCATCTATTGAAAGCGCCAGGCTATTCATAGTGAAGTCACGCCTCGCGAGATCTTCCTCTATTGAACCTAAGAAAGAGACAGCGTTTGGATGTCTAAAATCCTTATAAGATGCATCAGTTCTAAATGTTGTTACCTCGTATGAAAACCCATTATGAATAACAGTAACCGTTCCATGATCGATCCCTGTTGGAATGACTGTATGAAAAATAGCCATGATCTCTTCAGGTTTAGCCGAAGAGGCAAGGTCAAAGTCAGAAACAGGTAAACCGAGTAACGCATCTCTCACTGCTCCTCCAACAATATACGCTTCATGTCCGGCGTCCTTCAGAAGTTGTAGCACCTCAAGACAACATTCATAAGCTCTACCCGTCAATCTAATCAAGTAAGCGCCCCCTGAAGCGTTTTATAATAAATCGCCTCATACTGTTC contains:
- a CDS encoding CCA tRNA nucleotidyltransferase, which translates into the protein MIRLTGRAYECCLEVLQLLKDAGHEAYIVGGAVRDALLGLPVSDFDLASSAKPEEIMAIFHTVIPTGIDHGTVTVIHNGFSYEVTTFRTDASYKDFRHPNAVSFLGSIEEDLARRDFTMNSLALSIDGTLIDLYSGQEDLKNRLIRTVGNPNERFQEDALRMIRALRFQSTLNFTLDQQTEQALKEQADLLQYVAIERIQMEFSKLLAGKAVHQALHALVQANVHHILPELQQIEHSFDEIPFLVNLTTEIERWAWLSSTTEKPSQFLKKWRLSNRIIKEVEHLLENVKNAQDKGWNKETVYNALPEVKSCERLRAMFEKRRPLFEGVEQITSDLAITSSKMLAVTGEDLIHWRETPPGPWVGEALKQIELAVINDEIKNEKSSIRRWLKQWQTQ